A genomic segment from Solenopsis invicta isolate M01_SB chromosome 5, UNIL_Sinv_3.0, whole genome shotgun sequence encodes:
- the LOC105195074 gene encoding trafficking protein particle complex subunit 4 yields the protein MVIYGVYIVSKSGGLIFNHDHNVPKIEVEKPFNFPLNIKLNYENKKIVVAFGQKDGIHVGHVLTAVNGIAITGRELEDGRDILEMLEQPENFPVTLKFSRAKMTTNEKIFLASMFYPLFAIASQLSPEPRSSGIEILEADTFRLYCFQTLTGIKFMIVAEPSQPGMEILLKRVYDLYADYALKNPFYALEMPIRCELFETNLQTLLETVEKSGISNV from the exons ATGGTGATATATGGAGTTTACATTGTATCCAAATCTGGTGGTTTGATCTTTAATCATGATCACAATGTCCCAAAAATTGAAGTCGAGAAACCCTTTAATTTTCCactcaatattaaattaaattatgaaaacaaGAAAATAGTAGTAGCTTTCGGACAGAAAGATGGAATACATG TGGGACACGTATTAACAGCTGTGAATGGAATTGCGATCACGGGACGCGAGCTCGAAGACGGAAGAGACATCTTGGAGATGTTGGAGCAACCAGAAAATTTCCCCGTAACGTTGAAATTTAGTCGGGCAAAAATGACGACGAATGAGAAGATATTTCTCGCTTCGATGTTCTATCCTCTTTTCGCAATAGCGAGTCAACTGAGTCCCGAACCGCGAAGTTCCGGAATTGAGATTCTCGAAGCGGAcacatttcgtttatattgcTTTCAGACGTTGACAGGCATCAAGTTTATGATTGTGGCGGAACCGTCACAGCCAGGCATGGAAATTTTGTTAAAGCGAGTGTACGACTTGTATGCGGATTACGCCCTAAAGAATCCATTTTACGCGCTGGAAATGCCTATTCGTTGCGAATTATTCGAAACCAATTTACAAACGCTGTTAGAAACCGTAGAAAAATCTGGGATAAGTAAcgtttag
- the LOC105195075 gene encoding xanthine dehydrogenase isoform X2 produces the protein MEKNSIEKLLVYNGNVNHDKFYQDDSNGDKTQETLISDTLVFYVNGKEILDKNIEPQWTLLWYLRNKLGLTGTKLGCAEGGCGACTVMISKFNRATGKVTHLAVNACLTPICAVHGLAVTTVEGIGSTKTKLHPVQERIAMAHGSQCGFCTPGIVMSMYALLRTIPKPTMENLEIAFQGNLCRCTGYRPIIEGFKTFTEEWERSRLMTNIREETNGVGVCSMGDACCKKAFTSEPTEIFNSKEFRPYDPTQEPIFPPKLKLESKLDKQYLIIKGKNVSWYRPTNLKTLLALKEQYPNAKLVIGNTEIGVEMKFKHLIYPILVQPTQVKEMREIIETPEALRIGANVTLVELEETLRRYVNIKHEYTTKIFTEIINMLHWFAGKQIRNVAAVGGNIMTGSPISDLNPIFMAAGVKLNLRSLKYDSRTIPMDHTFFVGYRRNIVLPEEILVSIDIPFTEKNQYFIAYKQAKRRDDDIAIVNMALNVRFIPDTNVIQEVHIAFGGMAPTTVLASQTCQKIIGRKWNKSILEEVYDSLLEELPLADNAPGGMIKYRRSLTLSLFFKGFLLISKELSKNHVSDVEYTSKELESASDCFHYKAPKSSQYYQVISENQDSHDLLGRPIVHASAFKQATGEAIYCDDMPKFANELYLALVLSTRAHAKIVKIDPSKALAVEGVVSFFSSKDIAEDRRWVGPVFHDDEVFASEKVTSQGQIIGAIVAVDQMIAQAAARMVEIEYEDLQPIIISIEDAIAHKSFFPGFPKRIIKGDAVKAFAEADHILEGEVRIGGQEHFYLETIAAIVVPREENELEVFCSTQHPTEIQKLIAHVLNIHLNRVNVRVKRIGGGFGGKESRAALLAIPVALAAHRLQKPVRCMLDRDEDMMISGTRHPFLFKYKVGFDNDGRIKVAKVYIYNNGGISHDLSVSVLERAMFHFENSYKIPVSEVYGYVCKTNLPSNTAFRGFGGPQGMFVAETVIRQIADYLHLDIVKIASRMLKVNPTKIHIVETATDKVPNTSATAASCGSDLNGMAVMRACEEIMKRLQPIINSNPEGTWEEWIKLAYCQRISLSATGFFQTPNIGYSFETNTGNPFNYFTYGVACTEVEIDCLTGDHEVLRTDIVMDLGESLNPAIDIGQIEGAFVQGYGLFTLEEMIYSPTGILFSRGPGAYKLPGFTNIPQEFNVSLLKGTSNPRAVYSSKAVGEPPLFLASSTFFAIKEAIKAARRDMNIHGYFRLDAPATASRIRNACIDDLTTKVAEPDIKRQWNIVP, from the exons ATGGAAAAGAACTCTATCGAGAAACTGCTTGTGTACAATGGGAACGTAAATCACGACAAATTTTATCAAGATGATTCCAACGGCGATAAAACCCAGGAAACATTAATATCGGACACTCTTGTCTTTTATGTGAACGGAAAAGAG ATTTTAGATAAGAATATAGAGCCGCAATGGACGCTTTTGTGGTATCTTCGCAACAAAC TTGGATTGACTGGTACAAAACTTGGTTGTGCGGAAGGAGGATGTGGAGCCTGCACGGTTATGATTTCAAAATTCAATCGTGCCACTGGAAAAGTTAC TCATTTGGCTGTTAACGCATGTTTAACACCAATATGCGCTGTACACGGCTTAGCTGTCACCACCGTGGAAGGTATTGGCAGCACAAAGACCAAATTGCACCCAGTACAAGAACGTATCGCCATGGCACACGGATCTCAATGTGGATTTTGTACACCTGGTATAGTCATGTCCATGTATGCTCTGTTGCGTACCATACCGAAACCGACGAtggaaaatttagaaattgCGTTTCaag GTAATCTGTGTAGATGTACAGGATACAGACCGATTATAGAAGGATTCAAGACTTTTACGGAGGAATGGGAACGATCGCGATTGATGACTAATATACGAGAAGAGACAAATGGTGTGGGAGTTTGTTCGATGGGCGATGCTTGTTGTAAAAAGGCTTTCACGTCTGAACCAACCGAGATTTTCAATTCTAAAGAATTCCGTCCGTACGATCCCACTCAGGAACCAATATTTCCgccaaaattaaaa CTTGAATCTAAACTGGACAAGCAATATCTGATAATAAAAGGGAAAAATGTCAGTTGGTACAGGCCAACGAATCTCAAGACATTGCTCGCCCTCAAGGAACAGTATCCAAATGCCAAACTCGTCATTGGTAACACAGAAATTg GGGTCGAAatgaaatttaaacatttaatataccCGATACTCGTACAGCCAACGCAAGTAAAAGAGATGCGTGAAATTATTGAAACACCAGAGGCACTGAGAATAGGCGCAAATGTGACTTTAGTCGAACTCGAGGAAACATTGAGACGTtatgttaatataaaacatG AATATACTACAAAAATCTTTacggaaataataaatatgttacattGGTTTGCTGGAAAACAGATAAGAAATGTTGCT GCTGTGGGCGGTAACATAATGACTGGGAGCCCAATATCGGATTTAAATCCAATCTTTATGGCTGCGggtgttaaattaaatttacgtaGTTTAAAATATGACAGTCGAACTATACCGATGGACCACACTTTCTTCGTCGGATACCGACGTAACATCGTATTGCCTGAAGAAATATTAGTTTCCATTGATATTCCGTTTACAGAAAAg aatcaatattttattgccTATAAACAAGCGAAGAGGCGAGATGATGATATCGCCATAGTCAATATGGCCTTAAATGTACGTTTCATTCCTGATACAAACGTAATTCAAGAGGTACATATTGCTTTTGGTGGGATGGCGCCTACTACTGTCTTGGCGAGTCAAACTTGTCAGAAAATAATTGGAAG GAAATGGAATAAATCGATCTTGGAAGAGGTTTACGATTCCCTACTCGAAGAACTACCATTAGCGGATAATGCACCAGGAGGAATGATTAAATATCGTCGATCTCTCACTCTCAG tttattttttaaaggatTCCTTCTCATCTCGAAGGAATTATCAAAGAATCACGTTTCAGACGTAGAGTATACGTCGAAGGAACTGGAAAGCGCTTCGGATTGTTTCCATTACAAAGCACCAAAAAGCTCGCAATATTACCAAGTG ATATCTGAAAATCAAGATTCACACGATCTATTAGGACGTCCTATTGTGCACGCTAGTGCATTCAAGCAAGCGACGGGAGAAGCGATATATTGCGACGATATGCCTAAATTTGCAAATGAATTATACTTGGCATTGGTTCTCTCTACCAGAGCACacgcaaaaattgtaaaaatcgATCCGTCTAAAGCACTAGCCGTAGAAGGAGTTGTATCATTTTTCTCTTCGAAAGATATAGCGGAAGATAGAAGATGGGTGGGCCCTGTATTTCACGACGACGAGGTATTTGCGTCAGAAAAG gtTACTAGTCAAGGTCAAATAATTGGTGCGATTGTTGCCGTTGATCAGATGATTGCTCAAGCTGCGGCAAGAATGGTTGAAATAGAATATGAAGATTTACAACCTATTATCATATCTATCGAG GATGCTATCGCGCATAAATCGTTTTTCCCAGGCTTCCCTAAGCGTATTATTAAAGGCGATGCGGTTAAAGCTTTTGCGGAAGCGGATCATATTTTAGAAGGAGAAGTACGCATAGGCGGACAAGAGCACTTTTACTTGGAGACAATCGCTGCTATCGTCGTGCCTCGCGAAGAAAACGAATTGGAAGTATTTTGCTCCACGCAGCATCCTACCGAGATTCAGAAATTGATTGCTCATGTCTTAAATATACACCTGAATAGAGTTAACGTTCGCGTAAAGCGTATAGGAGGTGGATTTGGAGGGAAAGAATCTCGCGCGGCGTTACTCGCAATACCAGTGGCACTCGCAGCACACAG atTGCAGAAACCGGTTCGTTGCATGCTGGATAGAGACGAAGACATGATGATAAGTGGAACGCGACATCCATTTTTATTCAAGTACAAAGTTGGATTTGATAACGACGGTCGTATCAAAGTGGcgaaagtatacatatataataatggaGGCATCTCTCACGATTTATCAGTATCG GTACTGGAACGCGCCATGTTCCATTTTGAAAATTCGTATAAAATTCCAGTGTCGGAAGTATATGGGTACGTGTGTAAAACAAATTTGCCATCGAATACAGCTTTCCGAGGTTTCGGTGGACCGCAAGGAATGTTTGTAGCTGAAACCGTCATACGACAAATCGCCGATTATCTGCATCTGGATATCGTCaag ATTGCCAGCAGAATGTTAAAAGTGAATCCTACCAAGATACATATTGTTGAAACGGCTACCGATAAAGTCCCCAATACATCCGCTACCGCGGCGAGCTGCGGATCCGATCTCAATGGCATGGCTGTTATG CGTGCATGCGAGGAAATCATGAAACGATTACAACCGATAATAAACAGTAATCCGGAAGGTACTTGGGAGGAATGGATAAAACTGGCGTATTGCCAAAGGATAAGTTTGTCCGCTACTGGTTTCTTTCAAACGCCGAACATTGGATATTCCTTCGAAACTAATACGGGAAATCCCTTTAATTATTTCACATATGGCGTTGCTTGTACAGAGGTGGAGATCGATTGTCTTACCGGTGACCATGAG GTTTTACGAACTGACATTGTCATGGATTTGGGAGAGAGTTTAAATCCAGCCATTGACATAGGACAAATCGAAGGTGCTTTCGTTCAAGGATACGGTTTATTTACGTTGGAGGAAATGATTTACTCGCCAACGGGAATTTTATTCAGTAGAGGGCCTGGCGCATACAAATTACCAGGCTTTACCAATATACCCCAGGAATTTAATGTTTCCTTATTAAAAGGAACTTCTAATCCAAGAGCAGTATACTCTTCCAAG GCTGTTGGCGAGCCACCACTATTTTTGGCATCATCTACGTTTTTTGCCATTAAGGAGGCAATTAAGGCTGCGCGTAGAGATATGAATATTCATGGTTATTTTAGACTCGATGCCCCTGCGACTGCCTCACGTATACGTAATGCCTGCATAGATGATTTAACAACGAAG GTTGCAGAGCCTGATATTAAACGGCAATGGAATATAGTGCCGTGA
- the LOC105195072 gene encoding vesicle transport protein SFT2B isoform X1 codes for MDKLRRALNGNERNDEESGIITQVDADFTVMDQTTLSWSTRIKGFAICFIVGILCSFLGSFALFLQKGLAVFAVFYTLGNIISLASTCFLMGPFNQLKKMFASTRIIATILVLVSIGLTLFAALHLHKPGLALLFIIIQSLAMTWYSLSYIPYARDAVKKTVEACVT; via the exons atggacaAGTTGAGGAGAGCCTTGAATGGCAATGAACGGAACGATGAGGAGAGCGGTATTATTACCCAG GTTGATGCAGATTTTAcg GTCATGGATCAAACAACGTTGAGTTGGTCTACAAGGATAAAAGGTTTTGCAATTTGTTTCATCGTAGGCATACTATGTTCATTCCTTGGATCCTTTGCCTTGTTCTTACAGAAAGGCCTCGCCGTGTTTGCTGTATTCTATACTTTAGGCAACATTATTTCTTTAGCCAG TACATGTTTCCTGATGGGTCCATTTAATCAACTTAAGAAGATGTTTGCATCGACAAGAATAATTGCAACTATATTAGTACTCGTTTCTATCGGTTTAACATTGTTCGCTGCTTTACAT CTGCACAAGCCTGGCCTAgctcttttatttataattattcagtCGCTGGCTATGACGTGGTATTCCCTATCGTATATACCATACGCTCGTGACGCTGTCAAAAAGACTGTGGAAGCTTGTGTTACATGA
- the LOC105195072 gene encoding vesicle transport protein SFT2A isoform X2 has product MDKLRRALNGNERNDEESGIITQVMDQTTLSWSTRIKGFAICFIVGILCSFLGSFALFLQKGLAVFAVFYTLGNIISLASTCFLMGPFNQLKKMFASTRIIATILVLVSIGLTLFAALHLHKPGLALLFIIIQSLAMTWYSLSYIPYARDAVKKTVEACVT; this is encoded by the exons atggacaAGTTGAGGAGAGCCTTGAATGGCAATGAACGGAACGATGAGGAGAGCGGTATTATTACCCAG GTCATGGATCAAACAACGTTGAGTTGGTCTACAAGGATAAAAGGTTTTGCAATTTGTTTCATCGTAGGCATACTATGTTCATTCCTTGGATCCTTTGCCTTGTTCTTACAGAAAGGCCTCGCCGTGTTTGCTGTATTCTATACTTTAGGCAACATTATTTCTTTAGCCAG TACATGTTTCCTGATGGGTCCATTTAATCAACTTAAGAAGATGTTTGCATCGACAAGAATAATTGCAACTATATTAGTACTCGTTTCTATCGGTTTAACATTGTTCGCTGCTTTACAT CTGCACAAGCCTGGCCTAgctcttttatttataattattcagtCGCTGGCTATGACGTGGTATTCCCTATCGTATATACCATACGCTCGTGACGCTGTCAAAAAGACTGTGGAAGCTTGTGTTACATGA
- the LOC105195075 gene encoding xanthine dehydrogenase isoform X1, which produces MEKNSIEKLLVYNGNVNHDKFYQDDSNGDKTQETLISDTLVFYVNGKEILDKNIEPQWTLLWYLRNKLGLTGTKLGCAEGGCGACTVMISKFNRATGKVTHLAVNACLTPICAVHGLAVTTVEGIGSTKTKLHPVQERIAMAHGSQCGFCTPGIVMSMYALLRTIPKPTMENLEIAFQGNLCRCTGYRPIIEGFKTFTEEWERSRLMTNIREETNGVGVCSMGDACCKKAFTSEPTEIFNSKEFRPYDPTQEPIFPPKLKLESKLDKQYLIIKGKNVSWYRPTNLKTLLALKEQYPNAKLVIGNTEIGVEMKFKHLIYPILVQPTQVKEMREIIETPEALRIGANVTLVELEETLRRYVNIKHEYTTKIFTEIINMLHWFAGKQIRNVAAVGGNIMTGSPISDLNPIFMAAGVKLNLRSLKYDSRTIPMDHTFFVGYRRNIVLPEEILVSIDIPFTEKNQYFIAYKQAKRRDDDIAIVNMALNVRFIPDTNVIQEVHIAFGGMAPTTVLASQTCQKIIGRKWNKSILEEVYDSLLEELPLADNAPGGMIKYRRSLTLSLFFKGFLLISKELSKNHVSDVEYTSKELESASDCFHYKAPKSSQYYQVISENQDSHDLLGRPIVHASAFKQATGEAIYCDDMPKFANELYLALVLSTRAHAKIVKIDPSKALAVEGVVSFFSSKDIAEDRRWVGPVFHDDEVFASEKVTSQGQIIGAIVAVDQMIAQAAARMVEIEYEDLQPIIISIEDAIAHKSFFPGFPKRIIKGDAVKAFAEADHILEGEVRIGGQEHFYLETIAAIVVPREENELEVFCSTQHPTEIQKLIAHVLNIHLNRVNVRVKRIGGGFGGKESRAALLAIPVALAAHRLQKPVRCMLDRDEDMMISGTRHPFLFKYKVGFDNDGRIKVAKVYIYNNGGISHDLSVSVLERAMFHFENSYKIPVSEVYGYVCKTNLPSNTAFRGFGGPQGMFVAETVIRQIADYLHLDIVKLSELNLYKEGDLTHYNQQLVNCTLNRCWRECLASSHYNERIVEVQRYNRENRFKKKGLAIVPTKFGIAFTALFLNQAGALVHIYTDGSVLISHSGVEMGQGLHTKMIQIASRMLKVNPTKIHIVETATDKVPNTSATAASCGSDLNGMAVMRACEEIMKRLQPIINSNPEGTWEEWIKLAYCQRISLSATGFFQTPNIGYSFETNTGNPFNYFTYGVACTEVEIDCLTGDHEVLRTDIVMDLGESLNPAIDIGQIEGAFVQGYGLFTLEEMIYSPTGILFSRGPGAYKLPGFTNIPQEFNVSLLKGTSNPRAVYSSKAVGEPPLFLASSTFFAIKEAIKAARRDMNIHGYFRLDAPATASRIRNACIDDLTTKVAEPDIKRQWNIVP; this is translated from the exons ATGGAAAAGAACTCTATCGAGAAACTGCTTGTGTACAATGGGAACGTAAATCACGACAAATTTTATCAAGATGATTCCAACGGCGATAAAACCCAGGAAACATTAATATCGGACACTCTTGTCTTTTATGTGAACGGAAAAGAG ATTTTAGATAAGAATATAGAGCCGCAATGGACGCTTTTGTGGTATCTTCGCAACAAAC TTGGATTGACTGGTACAAAACTTGGTTGTGCGGAAGGAGGATGTGGAGCCTGCACGGTTATGATTTCAAAATTCAATCGTGCCACTGGAAAAGTTAC TCATTTGGCTGTTAACGCATGTTTAACACCAATATGCGCTGTACACGGCTTAGCTGTCACCACCGTGGAAGGTATTGGCAGCACAAAGACCAAATTGCACCCAGTACAAGAACGTATCGCCATGGCACACGGATCTCAATGTGGATTTTGTACACCTGGTATAGTCATGTCCATGTATGCTCTGTTGCGTACCATACCGAAACCGACGAtggaaaatttagaaattgCGTTTCaag GTAATCTGTGTAGATGTACAGGATACAGACCGATTATAGAAGGATTCAAGACTTTTACGGAGGAATGGGAACGATCGCGATTGATGACTAATATACGAGAAGAGACAAATGGTGTGGGAGTTTGTTCGATGGGCGATGCTTGTTGTAAAAAGGCTTTCACGTCTGAACCAACCGAGATTTTCAATTCTAAAGAATTCCGTCCGTACGATCCCACTCAGGAACCAATATTTCCgccaaaattaaaa CTTGAATCTAAACTGGACAAGCAATATCTGATAATAAAAGGGAAAAATGTCAGTTGGTACAGGCCAACGAATCTCAAGACATTGCTCGCCCTCAAGGAACAGTATCCAAATGCCAAACTCGTCATTGGTAACACAGAAATTg GGGTCGAAatgaaatttaaacatttaatataccCGATACTCGTACAGCCAACGCAAGTAAAAGAGATGCGTGAAATTATTGAAACACCAGAGGCACTGAGAATAGGCGCAAATGTGACTTTAGTCGAACTCGAGGAAACATTGAGACGTtatgttaatataaaacatG AATATACTACAAAAATCTTTacggaaataataaatatgttacattGGTTTGCTGGAAAACAGATAAGAAATGTTGCT GCTGTGGGCGGTAACATAATGACTGGGAGCCCAATATCGGATTTAAATCCAATCTTTATGGCTGCGggtgttaaattaaatttacgtaGTTTAAAATATGACAGTCGAACTATACCGATGGACCACACTTTCTTCGTCGGATACCGACGTAACATCGTATTGCCTGAAGAAATATTAGTTTCCATTGATATTCCGTTTACAGAAAAg aatcaatattttattgccTATAAACAAGCGAAGAGGCGAGATGATGATATCGCCATAGTCAATATGGCCTTAAATGTACGTTTCATTCCTGATACAAACGTAATTCAAGAGGTACATATTGCTTTTGGTGGGATGGCGCCTACTACTGTCTTGGCGAGTCAAACTTGTCAGAAAATAATTGGAAG GAAATGGAATAAATCGATCTTGGAAGAGGTTTACGATTCCCTACTCGAAGAACTACCATTAGCGGATAATGCACCAGGAGGAATGATTAAATATCGTCGATCTCTCACTCTCAG tttattttttaaaggatTCCTTCTCATCTCGAAGGAATTATCAAAGAATCACGTTTCAGACGTAGAGTATACGTCGAAGGAACTGGAAAGCGCTTCGGATTGTTTCCATTACAAAGCACCAAAAAGCTCGCAATATTACCAAGTG ATATCTGAAAATCAAGATTCACACGATCTATTAGGACGTCCTATTGTGCACGCTAGTGCATTCAAGCAAGCGACGGGAGAAGCGATATATTGCGACGATATGCCTAAATTTGCAAATGAATTATACTTGGCATTGGTTCTCTCTACCAGAGCACacgcaaaaattgtaaaaatcgATCCGTCTAAAGCACTAGCCGTAGAAGGAGTTGTATCATTTTTCTCTTCGAAAGATATAGCGGAAGATAGAAGATGGGTGGGCCCTGTATTTCACGACGACGAGGTATTTGCGTCAGAAAAG gtTACTAGTCAAGGTCAAATAATTGGTGCGATTGTTGCCGTTGATCAGATGATTGCTCAAGCTGCGGCAAGAATGGTTGAAATAGAATATGAAGATTTACAACCTATTATCATATCTATCGAG GATGCTATCGCGCATAAATCGTTTTTCCCAGGCTTCCCTAAGCGTATTATTAAAGGCGATGCGGTTAAAGCTTTTGCGGAAGCGGATCATATTTTAGAAGGAGAAGTACGCATAGGCGGACAAGAGCACTTTTACTTGGAGACAATCGCTGCTATCGTCGTGCCTCGCGAAGAAAACGAATTGGAAGTATTTTGCTCCACGCAGCATCCTACCGAGATTCAGAAATTGATTGCTCATGTCTTAAATATACACCTGAATAGAGTTAACGTTCGCGTAAAGCGTATAGGAGGTGGATTTGGAGGGAAAGAATCTCGCGCGGCGTTACTCGCAATACCAGTGGCACTCGCAGCACACAG atTGCAGAAACCGGTTCGTTGCATGCTGGATAGAGACGAAGACATGATGATAAGTGGAACGCGACATCCATTTTTATTCAAGTACAAAGTTGGATTTGATAACGACGGTCGTATCAAAGTGGcgaaagtatacatatataataatggaGGCATCTCTCACGATTTATCAGTATCG GTACTGGAACGCGCCATGTTCCATTTTGAAAATTCGTATAAAATTCCAGTGTCGGAAGTATATGGGTACGTGTGTAAAACAAATTTGCCATCGAATACAGCTTTCCGAGGTTTCGGTGGACCGCAAGGAATGTTTGTAGCTGAAACCGTCATACGACAAATCGCCGATTATCTGCATCTGGATATCGTCaag TTGTCCGAATTAAATTTGTACAAGGAAGGCGATTTAACGCATTACAACCAACAATTGGTCAATTGTACTTTAAATCGCTGCTGGCGCGAGTGTCTAGCGTCTTCCCATTATAACGAAAGAATAGTCGAGGTTCAACGTTACAATAG agaaaatcgGTTTAAGAAGAAAGGACTCGCGATTGTGCCTACGAAGTTTGGTATAGCGTTTACCGCATTATTCTTGAATCAAGCGGGTGCATTGGTGCACATCTACACCGACGGTTCGGTGTTGATCAGTCACAGTGGCGTCGAGATGGGACAGGGTTTACATACAAAAATGATTCaa ATTGCCAGCAGAATGTTAAAAGTGAATCCTACCAAGATACATATTGTTGAAACGGCTACCGATAAAGTCCCCAATACATCCGCTACCGCGGCGAGCTGCGGATCCGATCTCAATGGCATGGCTGTTATG CGTGCATGCGAGGAAATCATGAAACGATTACAACCGATAATAAACAGTAATCCGGAAGGTACTTGGGAGGAATGGATAAAACTGGCGTATTGCCAAAGGATAAGTTTGTCCGCTACTGGTTTCTTTCAAACGCCGAACATTGGATATTCCTTCGAAACTAATACGGGAAATCCCTTTAATTATTTCACATATGGCGTTGCTTGTACAGAGGTGGAGATCGATTGTCTTACCGGTGACCATGAG GTTTTACGAACTGACATTGTCATGGATTTGGGAGAGAGTTTAAATCCAGCCATTGACATAGGACAAATCGAAGGTGCTTTCGTTCAAGGATACGGTTTATTTACGTTGGAGGAAATGATTTACTCGCCAACGGGAATTTTATTCAGTAGAGGGCCTGGCGCATACAAATTACCAGGCTTTACCAATATACCCCAGGAATTTAATGTTTCCTTATTAAAAGGAACTTCTAATCCAAGAGCAGTATACTCTTCCAAG GCTGTTGGCGAGCCACCACTATTTTTGGCATCATCTACGTTTTTTGCCATTAAGGAGGCAATTAAGGCTGCGCGTAGAGATATGAATATTCATGGTTATTTTAGACTCGATGCCCCTGCGACTGCCTCACGTATACGTAATGCCTGCATAGATGATTTAACAACGAAG GTTGCAGAGCCTGATATTAAACGGCAATGGAATATAGTGCCGTGA